A region from the Desmospora profundinema genome encodes:
- a CDS encoding chlorite dismutase family protein produces MGRPGANPSADGGQAQKKLPTQYVNFVFFKVDPAWRRLSQEEQERGKQEFAEVVKEYHGKNGMMVLSYSMVGIRPDAELLLWRIAKDVESFQEMSHKLMHTGLGQYLEITYSYLSFTKRSMYVDKMDPEHQNPRVYIIPGAKKYLFVYPFIKTRDWYQLSYPARQGMMDEHIQVGSKYPTVKLNTTYSFGIDDHEFVVAFETDEITDFSVLVQELRETEASRYTLRDVPMFTCIHHADVMDALNTL; encoded by the coding sequence ATGGGTCGGCCCGGGGCCAATCCATCCGCCGATGGCGGTCAAGCCCAGAAAAAACTGCCAACCCAGTATGTCAATTTCGTATTCTTTAAAGTAGACCCCGCCTGGCGCCGGCTCAGTCAAGAAGAGCAAGAGCGCGGCAAACAGGAATTCGCCGAAGTGGTAAAGGAATACCACGGTAAAAACGGGATGATGGTTCTTTCCTATTCAATGGTGGGAATCCGCCCGGATGCAGAACTTTTGCTGTGGCGAATCGCCAAAGATGTGGAATCCTTCCAGGAGATGAGCCATAAGCTGATGCACACAGGGCTGGGACAATACCTGGAGATTACCTATTCCTATCTTTCCTTCACCAAACGCAGCATGTATGTGGACAAGATGGACCCTGAGCACCAAAATCCGCGGGTGTATATCATCCCCGGAGCCAAAAAATATTTGTTTGTCTATCCCTTCATCAAGACCCGGGATTGGTACCAACTGTCCTATCCCGCCCGTCAGGGAATGATGGACGAGCATATCCAGGTGGGCAGCAAGTATCCGACCGTGAAACTGAATACCACCTACAGCTTCGGCATCGATGATCACGAATTCGTTGTCGCCTTTGAAACGGATGAGATTACTGATTTCTCGGTGTTGGTGCAGGAACTGCGCGAAACGGAAGCCAGCCGTTACACCTTGCGGGATGTGCCGATGTTCACCTGCATCCACCATGCCGACGTGATGGATGCCCTGAATACATTGTAA
- a CDS encoding YuiB family protein → MLLLPQYLISIPLFAFLAFGISFILNMILKTTWLPVILYVGLVGVLIFRMEQLKNGDYLMLTVGLIGILIGSWVIQYLRKQGYRMF, encoded by the coding sequence ATGTTGCTTCTCCCCCAATATCTGATTTCGATTCCGCTGTTTGCATTTCTCGCATTTGGTATCTCTTTTATTTTAAATATGATTTTGAAAACGACATGGCTCCCGGTTATCTTGTATGTGGGGCTGGTGGGTGTGCTCATCTTCCGGATGGAGCAACTGAAAAATGGTGACTATCTGATGCTGACCGTCGGGCTGATCGGGATTCTCATCGGCAGCTGGGTGATTCAGTATCTGCGAAAACAGGGGTATCGAATGTTTTAA
- a CDS encoding cobalamin-binding protein, translating into MQRIVSICPSNTEILAGLGLTDCIVGVDDYSDWPSAVQNLPRLGPDLNIDMEKVKALQPDWVLASLSVPGMEKNIEALEREGLPSLVLYPDRIQGIPRDFIRVAQRAGIEERGKDLERRFWTRLNEIKEKIPRDRPAPRLYWEWWPKPVFTPGRDNWLTDVSKWVGGVNIFGDEKGQSVQTNWAEVARRQPDRVLAVWTGVPIHRVKKKKLMDRPEWQGLPFNQDDRVHILEEGWYCRPSQRILTGIETLAHLLYPDRFDPPDPDHPL; encoded by the coding sequence ATGCAACGGATTGTCTCCATCTGCCCCAGCAATACGGAAATCCTGGCGGGGCTGGGATTAACGGATTGCATTGTCGGGGTGGACGATTACTCGGACTGGCCTTCCGCGGTCCAGAACCTCCCCCGTCTGGGACCGGACTTAAACATTGATATGGAAAAAGTAAAAGCACTTCAACCGGATTGGGTGTTGGCATCCCTTAGTGTTCCCGGGATGGAAAAAAACATCGAAGCTCTGGAACGGGAAGGCCTCCCTTCTCTCGTTCTTTACCCTGATCGCATCCAAGGTATTCCCCGGGATTTTATCCGGGTGGCTCAGCGGGCGGGAATCGAAGAGCGGGGAAAGGATTTAGAGCGCCGCTTTTGGACCCGCCTGAACGAAATCAAAGAGAAGATCCCCAGGGACAGACCTGCCCCGCGTCTTTACTGGGAGTGGTGGCCCAAACCCGTTTTTACGCCAGGGCGGGATAATTGGCTGACCGATGTGAGTAAATGGGTCGGCGGAGTCAATATCTTTGGAGATGAAAAAGGACAGAGCGTCCAAACGAATTGGGCGGAAGTGGCCCGCCGTCAACCCGACCGGGTGTTGGCGGTTTGGACCGGTGTCCCGATCCACCGTGTCAAAAAGAAAAAGCTGATGGATCGCCCGGAATGGCAAGGTCTTCCTTTCAATCAAGACGATCGGGTCCACATTTTGGAAGAAGGTTGGTACTGCCGTCCATCCCAGCGAATCTTGACAGGAATCGAGACACTGGCACACCTTCTCTATCCCGACCGTTTTGATCCCCCTGATCCGGATCACCCCTTATAA
- a CDS encoding GNAT family N-acetyltransferase → MAVDLKRATIPFRDRQRMRIKGRQVVLRPADNGDAEELQRRLARVVREGVYLDETPDSLPGKQETKEEIREIQQRGGMYTVVEVDGEIAGAAILKRGSRGISRHTVRFRTWLTPGYRGMGLGKKLMEYTIGWARANGVEKINLDVWSSNDRAIELYKKYGFQVEGRLRKQAILRGDYVDEVFMGLFL, encoded by the coding sequence ATGGCAGTCGATTTGAAACGAGCAACGATCCCCTTTCGGGACCGTCAAAGGATGAGAATCAAAGGGAGACAAGTCGTCCTGCGCCCCGCCGACAACGGAGACGCGGAGGAATTGCAGCGACGCTTGGCTCGGGTGGTCCGGGAGGGGGTTTATTTGGATGAAACTCCCGATTCCCTGCCTGGCAAGCAGGAGACGAAAGAGGAGATCCGAGAAATCCAACAACGCGGTGGCATGTATACCGTCGTCGAAGTGGACGGGGAAATTGCCGGTGCTGCCATCCTGAAACGGGGGAGCCGGGGCATCAGCCGTCATACGGTACGCTTCCGCACCTGGCTCACCCCTGGGTATCGCGGGATGGGATTGGGAAAAAAGCTGATGGAATACACGATCGGTTGGGCCCGCGCCAATGGAGTGGAAAAAATTAACCTCGATGTCTGGTCATCCAATGACCGTGCGATTGAACTATATAAAAAATATGGATTCCAGGTGGAGGGTCGTTTACGCAAACAGGCGATTCTCCGGGGTGATTATGTGGATGAAGTGTTTATGGGGTTGTTCCTGTAA
- a CDS encoding divergent PAP2 family protein has protein sequence MEIFPPVIVLAGPRTGHHTDVTAYFKTRQRRVGGQGKGEKSGEVAFNYDKLGNEIWSRLYIPPSQLEKQNQREETGKDEKERMLELLDNYPLWASLTAITLAQILKVPWNYTITRRWDWNWIFNTGGMPSGHTAAVTSLATAIGIWEGFGSPLFAITSVLALIVMYDATGVRRQAGMQAQVLNQLAEDFAVLLSEIRHMKEKNPQETRVKLKEILGHQPIEVFVGAWFGIGIALLIFWLWT, from the coding sequence ATGGAAATATTTCCTCCTGTCATCGTGCTGGCAGGCCCAAGAACGGGTCATCATACGGATGTGACCGCCTATTTTAAAACTAGACAAAGGCGGGTTGGCGGTCAAGGAAAAGGAGAAAAGAGTGGAGAAGTTGCCTTCAATTACGATAAACTGGGGAATGAGATATGGTCGCGACTGTATATCCCGCCTTCACAATTGGAAAAACAGAACCAGCGGGAAGAAACGGGAAAGGACGAGAAGGAGCGTATGTTGGAACTACTGGACAATTATCCATTGTGGGCATCACTTACCGCCATTACGCTGGCGCAAATTCTTAAGGTTCCGTGGAACTACACCATCACACGTCGTTGGGATTGGAACTGGATTTTCAATACCGGCGGTATGCCCAGCGGCCATACTGCCGCCGTCACTTCTTTGGCCACCGCAATCGGGATCTGGGAAGGGTTTGGCTCTCCTCTGTTCGCGATTACCTCTGTGTTGGCCCTGATCGTGATGTACGACGCCACAGGGGTCCGGCGCCAGGCCGGTATGCAGGCACAAGTGCTGAACCAATTGGCTGAGGACTTTGCCGTATTGCTGTCTGAAATTCGCCATATGAAAGAAAAAAACCCGCAGGAAACGCGGGTCAAATTAAAAGAAATCCTCGGCCACCAGCCGATTGAAGTATTTGTGGGCGCTTGGTTCGGAATCGGGATCGCCTTGTTGATCTTCTGGCTATGGACATGA
- a CDS encoding amylo-alpha-1,6-glucosidase, translating to MNHVMKDGALFLHTDGKGNVPAKHGQGWGLYIGNIRLMSRMEWSLEGPPPHLVSGEADGAEGLYRFRQGEEADGFEVGCHRWIHEGILFERWTLKNRSFEAVEQSLTFRFDADFADIRTINQQEGRLEKERHVETKASGLKFSCRGEDGVERSMDVQFTPSPAEVTEEAVTWNLQLAPHGEQVVDVCYLPIVEGKERAVPPALEALADGRRSREAWMESCPILESDDEDLKAGYRRGLSDLYLLLVDSGEGMVPWAGLPWNGAIHGRDSLIAAWQSLMIRPDLAKGVLRTLARHQGRKEDAASGEEPGKIMGECQAQTPEYFSIESTPLFLILLAEWHHWTGDDDFLREMLPHVRKAMDWMDRRVEEGGGWIVSPAGHGWKSSLDVWGERKEEPVAWVDVQGYAIQAKRAWSRTFHYLGNLDDARNLSQEAKEWTKRLIRDFWQEEEGYFSTVRSGGEILPAVTGSPGHLLLAGILDSTRSEAVAERLLKPDLFSGWGIRTLSTDDPDYRPFSRHQGSVWPHDTAWIAAGMIEMGLREAADPLMRALLDAARAFPGHQLPERFAGHSRNNNKPVAAPAACSPQAISAGSLFTLLKGMTGLRPDTPRRLIRLSPHLPEGVNHLHLQGIRIGKGNLDIQMRRWEKETYVQVDRNTTGCQVVIA from the coding sequence ATGAACCATGTGATGAAAGACGGAGCCCTGTTCTTACATACGGACGGGAAGGGCAATGTTCCCGCTAAACACGGGCAAGGGTGGGGGCTTTACATCGGGAATATCCGTTTGATGAGCCGAATGGAGTGGTCATTGGAAGGGCCGCCCCCGCACTTGGTTTCCGGGGAGGCGGACGGGGCGGAGGGTCTCTATCGGTTTAGACAGGGAGAAGAAGCCGACGGTTTTGAAGTGGGCTGCCATCGCTGGATCCACGAAGGCATCCTGTTTGAGCGGTGGACGTTGAAAAACCGCAGCTTCGAGGCAGTGGAACAGTCGTTGACGTTTCGTTTTGATGCCGATTTTGCCGACATCCGAACCATCAACCAACAGGAAGGACGGCTGGAAAAAGAGCGTCATGTTGAAACGAAGGCTTCGGGCCTGAAGTTTTCATGCCGAGGAGAGGACGGGGTGGAACGTTCAATGGACGTTCAATTCACCCCTTCTCCTGCCGAGGTCACGGAAGAAGCCGTTACATGGAATCTCCAGCTTGCTCCCCATGGGGAGCAAGTGGTGGATGTTTGCTATCTGCCGATCGTGGAGGGAAAGGAAAGAGCGGTGCCCCCTGCCTTGGAAGCGCTGGCGGATGGCCGTCGTTCCCGTGAAGCGTGGATGGAATCCTGTCCGATTCTGGAGTCGGATGATGAGGATTTGAAGGCTGGCTATCGACGGGGTCTGAGCGATCTTTATCTGTTGCTGGTGGATTCCGGTGAAGGGATGGTGCCATGGGCGGGTCTCCCCTGGAACGGTGCCATCCACGGCCGGGACAGTCTGATCGCAGCCTGGCAATCCCTGATGATCCGACCCGACTTGGCAAAAGGGGTGTTGCGCACATTGGCCCGCCATCAGGGGAGAAAGGAGGATGCGGCCAGCGGTGAGGAACCGGGAAAAATCATGGGGGAGTGTCAGGCCCAGACACCCGAATACTTCAGTATCGAATCCACCCCGCTCTTTTTAATCCTGTTGGCCGAATGGCATCATTGGACCGGAGACGATGATTTTTTACGGGAGATGCTTCCCCATGTGCGCAAAGCGATGGATTGGATGGATCGCCGCGTCGAAGAAGGGGGTGGATGGATTGTTTCCCCCGCCGGCCATGGTTGGAAAAGCTCTCTCGATGTGTGGGGCGAAAGAAAGGAGGAACCGGTTGCTTGGGTGGATGTGCAGGGTTATGCGATCCAGGCCAAACGGGCTTGGTCCCGGACCTTTCACTACCTGGGCAATCTGGATGATGCCCGCAACCTGTCTCAGGAAGCAAAGGAGTGGACGAAGCGATTGATCCGGGACTTTTGGCAGGAAGAAGAGGGCTATTTTTCCACTGTGCGAAGCGGAGGAGAAATCCTCCCCGCCGTTACCGGCAGTCCCGGTCATTTGCTGCTTGCGGGTATATTGGACTCTACACGGTCCGAAGCGGTCGCGGAACGTCTGCTGAAACCGGATTTGTTCAGCGGATGGGGGATTCGTACACTCAGTACCGACGATCCCGATTATCGTCCGTTCAGCCGTCACCAGGGATCCGTTTGGCCTCATGATACCGCTTGGATTGCAGCGGGGATGATAGAGATGGGATTGCGGGAGGCAGCCGATCCATTGATGCGTGCCCTGTTGGATGCAGCGCGGGCTTTTCCGGGGCATCAGCTGCCTGAACGTTTTGCCGGTCATTCCCGCAACAACAATAAGCCGGTTGCCGCTCCCGCGGCTTGTTCTCCGCAAGCCATTTCGGCGGGAAGCCTATTTACGCTGCTGAAGGGGATGACCGGGTTGCGGCCCGATACGCCTCGACGACTGATTCGGCTGTCGCCCCATCTGCCAGAAGGGGTGAACCATTTGCATCTGCAGGGAATTCGGATAGGAAAGGGAAATCTCGATATCCAGATGCGGCGTTGGGAAAAGGAGACCTATGTCCAAGTGGACCGCAATACCACCGGCTGTCAGGTCGTGATCGCCTGA
- a CDS encoding asparaginase → MQPMVVVKRGEEVESRHIGHVAVVDSDGRLLYEWGDPERPTFPRSAMKPFQAIPVVTSGAADRFHMDDADLALCCASHNGEERHRARAQSILERTGQTAAVLACGTHLPRDPESQQEVIRKGIEFTPYFSNCSGKHAGMVATAVHLGEDPEGYERPEHPVQQRILETVCDMTATPREQVSWGVDGCNVPAHRIPLRNLALGFAQMADPVSIGDKPVRRAVERITSAMIAVPEMVAGKNRFCTDLMRAFNGRLAGKVGAEAVYGISDRQRGIGIAVKVEDGTQRALYATVMEVLRQLGLDREEPEAFRSLASYHQPVVKSMSGQAVGKILPVLELKRSD, encoded by the coding sequence TTGCAACCCATGGTGGTCGTCAAACGGGGAGAAGAGGTGGAGAGCCGTCACATCGGCCATGTGGCCGTGGTGGATTCCGATGGCCGTTTGTTGTATGAATGGGGTGACCCGGAGCGTCCCACTTTTCCCCGCTCAGCCATGAAACCGTTTCAGGCGATTCCGGTAGTCACTTCAGGGGCGGCGGACCGGTTTCATATGGATGATGCGGATCTGGCCCTCTGCTGTGCTTCCCACAACGGCGAGGAGCGGCATCGCGCACGGGCTCAGTCAATACTGGAACGGACGGGGCAGACTGCCGCTGTTCTGGCGTGCGGGACCCATCTCCCTCGGGATCCGGAGAGCCAACAGGAAGTGATTCGAAAGGGAATCGAATTCACTCCATATTTCAGTAACTGCTCGGGAAAACATGCCGGAATGGTGGCCACCGCTGTCCATCTGGGAGAAGATCCCGAGGGATACGAACGGCCGGAACACCCCGTGCAGCAGCGGATTTTAGAAACTGTCTGCGACATGACCGCTACCCCCCGGGAGCAGGTGAGTTGGGGAGTGGATGGCTGCAACGTCCCGGCTCATCGCATCCCGCTCCGAAACCTGGCTTTAGGGTTTGCTCAAATGGCCGATCCCGTATCGATCGGCGATAAACCTGTGCGGCGGGCTGTGGAACGGATCACGTCCGCGATGATCGCCGTGCCGGAGATGGTGGCGGGGAAAAACCGGTTCTGCACCGATCTGATGCGTGCGTTTAACGGACGCCTCGCGGGCAAGGTGGGGGCGGAGGCGGTTTACGGGATCAGCGACAGGCAGCGGGGCATCGGGATCGCCGTCAAAGTGGAAGACGGAACGCAGCGGGCTCTCTATGCGACGGTGATGGAGGTGTTGCGCCAGTTGGGATTGGACCGGGAAGAGCCGGAAGCGTTCCGCTCCCTGGCGTCTTACCATCAGCCCGTGGTAAAAAGCATGAGCGGCCAAGCGGTGGGAAAAATCCTTCCTGTTCTGGAACTGAAGAGATCCGATTGA
- a CDS encoding GDYXXLXY domain-containing protein → MRRKPFIFIIIAQVLVLVGLALGHTAVGWFGKEIRLETKPVDPRDWLYGDYVALFYDIHEVPFDRWQGEGEPDGDPVYVVLEPQGEVHIVKEVVPQRPRTEPGEVFLKARARTEWLYDEEERETKSLTLTYGLERYYVPEGTGTAWEAPEKTPVVHLKVAPWGQGKIERLEPGP, encoded by the coding sequence ATGCGTCGCAAACCCTTCATCTTCATCATCATCGCCCAGGTGTTGGTGTTGGTCGGCCTTGCGCTCGGCCACACGGCCGTCGGGTGGTTCGGAAAAGAGATCCGCCTGGAAACCAAACCGGTCGACCCCCGCGATTGGTTGTACGGAGATTATGTCGCGCTCTTCTATGACATCCACGAAGTTCCCTTTGACCGCTGGCAGGGAGAGGGGGAACCGGACGGCGATCCGGTCTATGTGGTGCTGGAGCCGCAGGGAGAGGTCCACATCGTCAAGGAAGTGGTGCCGCAGCGCCCCCGAACCGAACCCGGCGAGGTTTTTCTGAAGGCCCGGGCTCGCACGGAGTGGTTATATGACGAGGAGGAACGAGAAACAAAGAGCCTGACCCTCACTTACGGGCTGGAACGCTATTATGTTCCGGAAGGAACAGGAACAGCCTGGGAAGCACCCGAGAAGACACCCGTGGTACACCTAAAAGTCGCACCCTGGGGACAAGGGAAGATCGAACGACTGGAACCGGGCCCGTAA
- a CDS encoding DUF2157 domain-containing protein, with amino-acid sequence MSRKWLEQEGPSWVKEGILTREQYQRLLERTPRKENRIQSWLPTLGSLLMGLGILSFVASNWDGIPPLGRLAILVLSMVAFYLTGGTLLQRGHPHLGAALAGLGVISFGAGMVLVGQTFQYVAHDVRLFILWGLAAWFVSRLFGHGFLSILVFVIWSLSQWISVLEMGAYSYVTAVLFTGLFGWEAAKREHGMFRWLWAVGTVAQAWLWIVTIETDWLWFLPLLMAFVTVSEWLPRPWRSPLRTISLGGAYLSVIALLFTYPGSDDWNGITLPSSSLYLSVTGGLFLLFLWALQRQQRLRDLDGWMLFIPYFYVSVWTSPPIHTLLTLTILFAFSLTLLIRGMASAERGKANLGIILFLFTTILAYIHAAWDFMPKSLFFLVGGVILFVLGGILQRTKQGRFRTGGEH; translated from the coding sequence ATGTCACGAAAATGGCTGGAACAAGAAGGTCCCTCCTGGGTGAAGGAAGGGATCCTCACCCGGGAGCAATATCAACGTTTGTTGGAACGAACACCCCGAAAGGAGAACCGGATTCAATCCTGGCTGCCCACACTGGGTTCCCTTTTGATGGGGCTGGGGATCCTGTCCTTCGTGGCTTCCAACTGGGACGGCATCCCTCCCCTCGGACGGTTGGCAATTCTGGTGCTGTCCATGGTAGCGTTTTACTTGACAGGAGGTACGTTGCTCCAGCGTGGTCATCCCCATCTCGGAGCCGCCTTGGCGGGATTGGGGGTGATCTCGTTTGGTGCCGGTATGGTCTTGGTCGGGCAGACCTTTCAGTATGTGGCCCATGACGTCCGTCTTTTCATTTTGTGGGGGTTGGCGGCCTGGTTCGTCTCCCGCCTATTTGGACACGGATTCCTATCGATTCTCGTGTTTGTCATCTGGTCACTCTCCCAGTGGATCAGCGTGCTTGAGATGGGAGCATACAGTTATGTGACTGCTGTCCTGTTTACGGGCTTGTTCGGCTGGGAAGCAGCCAAACGGGAACATGGGATGTTTCGATGGTTGTGGGCCGTCGGAACGGTGGCCCAAGCTTGGTTATGGATAGTCACCATCGAGACGGACTGGTTGTGGTTTTTGCCTCTCTTAATGGCCTTTGTTACCGTAAGCGAATGGCTGCCTCGTCCTTGGCGTTCCCCCTTGCGTACGATCTCGCTGGGAGGCGCTTACCTGTCTGTGATCGCCCTGTTGTTTACTTACCCTGGAAGCGATGATTGGAACGGGATTACCCTGCCTTCCTCTTCCCTCTATCTGTCTGTGACAGGAGGACTGTTTCTGCTCTTTTTGTGGGCCTTGCAACGTCAGCAGCGGTTGCGGGACTTGGACGGCTGGATGCTGTTCATACCATATTTTTATGTGAGTGTCTGGACCTCCCCGCCGATCCATACCCTGCTGACACTCACCATTTTGTTCGCTTTCTCCCTCACTCTGTTGATCCGCGGCATGGCATCCGCAGAACGGGGAAAGGCCAACCTCGGTATCATCCTGTTTTTGTTTACCACCATCCTGGCCTATATCCATGCTGCGTGGGATTTTATGCCCAAATCCCTCTTTTTCCTGGTAGGAGGAGTGATTCTCTTCGTACTGGGCGGAATCCTGCAACGGACCAAACAGGGCCGTTTCCGAACAGGGGGTGAACACTGA
- a CDS encoding tetratricopeptide repeat protein, translating to MSVSSIHEIGEIIRKVRKERGLRLEDLADENISPATISNIERGVSHVSPDKAMYLLKKLDLSIDKIPEMMLQEQKDLEKIKFRMLGIEVTISTGEIDEAIGSLNEFNLEENHPYAATMHYLKGKSYRLKQNWKRAERSYYKAIQLSSQRFQSKNIEAISFLELGVCCHFQNDLEKALQFTESAMDAFVENGERQYLKYLLFMNKAIYLERLGRCSESLSVVDKVWSSRDKIKQSSVLLTFYWLRAELNRKLKQHDQSIEFATEGLDLARLNQQYNLMFDLWTVLGNVYLDLDKLEESEYCFDQVLLLRGRNVEEDKFITAYSSLGLLHMIQMEWEKAEDSIKKAIEVGEKFNDAPRLDNALQIMGDFYCKQEKTEEAIKFYNRSLELARRHGYKKREYVALYRLAKCWEGRNEQEFQKYTANMYTVQKELEELGVKMFDETK from the coding sequence ATGTCCGTTTCAAGCATTCATGAAATCGGCGAAATTATCCGTAAAGTGAGGAAAGAGCGGGGGCTCCGTCTGGAAGATCTTGCGGATGAAAATATCTCTCCGGCCACGATTAGTAACATTGAACGTGGGGTTTCCCACGTTAGTCCCGATAAAGCAATGTATCTTCTTAAAAAATTGGATTTGAGTATTGACAAAATTCCCGAAATGATGTTACAGGAACAGAAGGATTTAGAGAAGATAAAATTTCGAATGCTTGGTATCGAGGTGACCATCAGCACAGGAGAAATAGACGAGGCGATAGGGTCTCTAAATGAGTTTAATCTGGAGGAAAACCATCCATATGCAGCAACAATGCACTATTTAAAGGGAAAGTCTTATCGGTTGAAACAGAACTGGAAGCGTGCAGAACGATCCTATTATAAAGCAATTCAATTATCTAGTCAGAGATTTCAATCCAAAAACATTGAAGCTATTAGTTTCCTGGAGTTAGGAGTTTGTTGTCATTTTCAAAATGACCTTGAAAAAGCATTGCAGTTTACTGAAAGCGCTATGGATGCTTTCGTAGAAAATGGTGAACGTCAATATCTTAAATATCTGTTGTTTATGAACAAAGCAATATATTTGGAACGGTTAGGTAGATGTAGTGAAAGTTTGAGTGTTGTTGATAAGGTTTGGAGCTCTCGTGATAAGATAAAACAGTCAAGTGTCCTTCTCACTTTTTATTGGTTACGAGCAGAACTAAATAGAAAGTTAAAACAACATGATCAATCGATTGAGTTCGCAACGGAAGGTCTGGATTTAGCACGATTGAATCAACAATATAACTTAATGTTTGATCTTTGGACAGTGTTAGGTAATGTATATTTAGATCTTGATAAATTGGAAGAATCTGAGTATTGTTTCGATCAAGTGCTGTTGCTTCGAGGGAGAAATGTAGAAGAAGATAAGTTTATCACTGCATATTCTAGCCTTGGTTTGCTTCACATGATACAAATGGAATGGGAAAAGGCTGAAGATTCTATTAAAAAGGCTATTGAAGTAGGAGAAAAATTTAATGATGCACCACGGCTTGACAATGCACTTCAAATCATGGGCGACTTCTATTGTAAACAAGAAAAGACGGAAGAGGCAATCAAATTCTACAATCGATCTTTAGAGCTGGCCCGTAGACATGGATATAAAAAGCGAGAATATGTCGCCCTCTATCGATTGGCTAAGTGTTGGGAAGGACGTAACGAGCAGGAATTCCAGAAGTACACCGCTAATATGTATACAGTACAAAAGGAACTTGAAGAATTGGGGGTGAAGATGTTCGATGAAACAAAGTAA
- a CDS encoding LysE/ArgO family amino acid transporter has translation MLEAILHGVVLAFGLIIPLGAQNVFVFNQGANQPTFLRALPVVLTASICDSLLILLAVLGVSLIVLSMPWLQLGLFSVGFFFLLYMGWSVWKSNPSSASETTDKPLSAKRQIGFAASVSLLNPHAIMDTIGVIGTSSLNYAGLEKWLFTISCIIISWLWFIGLAIAGRWLKTIDQSGTWLLKLNQISAFIIWGVALYIGNLIVRELVL, from the coding sequence ATGCTTGAAGCCATTCTTCATGGAGTGGTACTCGCATTTGGCTTAATCATTCCTTTAGGGGCGCAAAACGTATTTGTATTTAACCAAGGAGCCAACCAGCCCACTTTTTTACGTGCCTTACCCGTGGTTCTGACCGCGTCTATTTGTGATTCGCTGCTGATCCTTTTGGCTGTGTTGGGAGTCTCCCTCATCGTTCTCTCCATGCCTTGGTTGCAGCTGGGGCTTTTCAGCGTCGGCTTCTTCTTTTTGTTGTACATGGGATGGTCTGTGTGGAAAAGCAACCCATCTTCCGCATCGGAAACCACCGATAAACCCCTGAGCGCCAAACGGCAAATCGGCTTTGCCGCTTCCGTTTCCTTGCTGAACCCGCATGCGATCATGGATACCATCGGAGTAATCGGAACAAGCTCTTTAAATTACGCGGGTCTCGAAAAATGGCTGTTTACGATCAGTTGTATCATTATCTCCTGGTTATGGTTCATCGGGTTGGCCATCGCAGGAAGATGGCTCAAGACAATAGATCAATCGGGCACTTGGTTGCTCAAACTCAATCAAATTTCCGCCTTTATCATATGGGGAGTCGCTCTTTATATTGGGAATTTGATTGTAAGGGAATTGGTGTTGTAA